One Aquarana catesbeiana isolate 2022-GZ linkage group LG04, ASM4218655v1, whole genome shotgun sequence genomic region harbors:
- the NRXN1 gene encoding neurexin-1 isoform X22: MASVLKQGGLIIWMVLILGCMVDLGCGLEFPGTEGQWTRFPKWNACCESEMSFNMKTKRSSGLVIYFDDEGFCDFLELILSDGKLKLSFSIFCAEPASLLTDFAVNDNNWHSVVIKRNFKNTTLILDKESKWVEVKSKRRDMTVFSNLFIGGIPPELKSSTLKLTFPAVKDHSPFQGWITDVRVNFTDSSPVTYSDIKLEDTTNPCDKDQVCLNGGICSVVNEEATCDCSQTGFQGKDCSEGLAHLMMGDQGKSKGTTFFFTFLIVDV, translated from the coding sequence ATGGCTAGTGTCCTTAAACAAGGGGGGCTTATTATCTGGATGGTCTTAATTCTTGGATGCATGGTGGACCTGGGCTGTGGCCTAGAATTCCCTGGGACAGAAGGCCAGTGGACTCGCTTCCCTAAGTGGAATGCATGTTGTGAGAGTGAGATGAGTTTTAACATGAAGACCAAAAGATCGAGTGGACTCGTTATATACTTTGATGATGAGGGTTTCTGTGACTTCCTGGAGCTCATTCTCTCTGATGGAAAACTCAAGTTAAGCTTTTCTATCTTTTGCGCCGAACCAGCTTCTCTCCTAACAGATTTTGCAGTTAATGACAACAACTGGCACTCAGTGGTCATCAAGAGAAATTTTAAGAACACAACGTTAATATTAGACAAAGAAAGTAAGTGGGTGGAAGTGAAATCGAAACGGAGAGATATGACGGTCTTCAGTAATCTTTTTATAGGTGGGATCCCACCAGAACTAAAATCGTCCACGCTCAAATTAACATTCCCAGCAGTAAAAGACCACAGCCCCTTTCAAGGTTGGATAACTGATGTCCGGGTCAATttcacagactcctctcctgtaACCTACAGTGACATTAAGTTGGAGGACACTACAAACCCATGTGACAAAGATCAGGTTTGTCTAAATGGCGGAATTTGTTCAGTTGTGAATGAAGAAGCCACGTGCGACTGTTCCCAGACCGGTTTTCAAGGGAAAGACTGCAGTGAAG